Proteins encoded in a region of the Rutidosis leptorrhynchoides isolate AG116_Rl617_1_P2 chromosome 9, CSIRO_AGI_Rlap_v1, whole genome shotgun sequence genome:
- the LOC139865875 gene encoding uncharacterized protein yields the protein MASILSTSVAASPTLLLNTTSKIQCTQLTSVSIISGAQRFVILKADKRSTISHCFKSAISCSLAQPETLKIVQATIANQLSIDESTVAPATKFSDLGADSLDTVEIMMALEETFGVSIGESGAENISTVQDAADLIEKVKAEA from the exons ATGGCTTCCATTCTATCAACTTCAGTTGCTGCATCACCCACTCTTCTTCTTAACACGACTTCCAAAATCCAGTGCACTCAACTCACCAGTGTTTCTATCATCTCT GGTGCACAAAGATTTGTAATCTTGAAGGCAGACAAAAGATCAACAATTTCTCACTGCTTCAAAAGCGCTATTTCATGCTCCCTC GCTCAACCAGAGACTCTTAAAATAGTCCAAGCCACAATTGCTAATCAGTTATCAATTGACGAGAGCACAGTCGCACCTGCAACCAAATTTTCCGATCTTGGTGCTGATTCTCTTGATACT GTTGAGATTATGATGGCTTTGGAGGAAACTTTTGGAGTATCAATAGGCGAAAGTGGAGCTGAGAACATTTCGACTGTTCAAGATGCTGCTGATCTAATTGAAAAGG